The following are from one region of the Hemibagrus wyckioides isolate EC202008001 linkage group LG24, SWU_Hwy_1.0, whole genome shotgun sequence genome:
- the mtdha gene encoding metadherin a isoform X1, producing MASSWGGVVSEQADLIGTRLRQLVSSGLHFLHDEVGIDLGLKPELYPAWVFLSTALIGLVLLLVLVAACGGARRRKHGAVRSKNTAAVSSTESPKTAPVKAPRPEEPKKKNKKKASEKKNQSNGGKAPAPDPREQVNKPVKEIPKQAATPPQAAAPPPSPPQPQALVDAKAEKAKKSKKKPKPEVKPTQAVSSTDGKEPDEGAWETKISNREKRQQRKKEKGPNDESGSPGRGQQTEHPAVPAPVNTKKNKESLNLKAAKADASVTPAQSTWNNMSSVNTGGWTDIPVKLPPQGSVSDREKSSAGIKTSSGHKTSEPLAWAQESEAGSWPSMDGRIKPEVNRMNRSVPRLNPSAASVPATQAAAELGNGHTNADEWSGFNGLGAVDPSSDWNAPTELWGNYDEPKPETPAAQETPISQLQDSDDDKDKGDPSGSGKSKRKKKKKKKPEDENAGSQVATGGSTAPAESGLVKPHPHVPVEEPTKLTIAPQSGQKKSDQNLEPLKQVQKKKARRET from the exons ATGGCATCGAGCTGGGGAGGTGTAGTGTCGGAACAGGCCGACTTGATAGGGACTCGTCTCCGTCAGCTCGTGTCTTCTGGACTGCACTTTCTCCATGATGAGGTGGGGATAGATTTGGGTTTGAAGCCCGAACTTTACCCGGCCTGGGTGTTTCTCTCCACGGCGCTGATCGGCCTGGTTCTCCTGCTGGTGCTGGTCGCGGCCTGCGGCGGAGCTCGGCGCAGAAAGCACGGAGCTGTTCGGAGTAAAAACACCGCTGCCGTGAGCAGCACCGAGAGCCCAAAGACCGCGCCGGTGAAAGCACCCAGGCCTGAAGAgccaaagaagaagaacaaaaagaaagcttCGGAAAAG AAGAACCAGTCAAATGGAGGCAAGGCTCCTGCTCCTGATCCTCGAGAGCAAGTCAATAAGCCAGTTAAGGAGATCCCTAAACAAGCTGCAACACCACCACAAGCTGCAGCACCACCACCTTCTCCACCACAACCACAAGCACTTGTTGACGCTAAAGCTGAGAAA GCCaagaaaagtaagaaaaaaCCGAAACCAGAGGTGAAACCGACACAAGCTGTTTCCTCCACAGATGGAAAGGAACCCGATGAAG GTGCTTGGGAGACTAAGATCAGCAACCGAGAGAAGCGACAGCAGCGCAAGAAGGAGAAGGGCCCTAACGATGAGTCGGGAAGCCCTGGACGTGGTCAGCAAACTGAGCATCCTGCAGTTCCAGCTCCAGTGAACACCAAGAAGAATAAAG AATCTCTGAATTTAAAGGCTGCGAAAGCTGATGCCAGTGTAACACCGG CGCAATCCACCTGGAATAACATGAGCTCTGTGAACACTGGAGGATGGACTGATATTCCTGTGAAGCTTCCACCCCAGGGGAGCGTTTCAGACCGTGAGAAATCATCAGCTGGCATTAAGACATCATCTGGACACAAGACTTCTGAGCCATTGGCCTGGGCTCAAGAATCTGAGG CAGGGTCATGGCCCAGCATGGATGGACGAATTAAGCCTGAAGTGAACCGAATGAACCGCTCTGTGCCCAGATTAAACCCATCAG CAGCTAGTGTTCCAGCGACTCAGGCCGCTGCTGAATTGGGGAATGGTCACACCAACGCTGATGAGTGGTCTGGATTCA ATGGTCTTGGAGCGGTAGATCCGAGTTCAGACTGGAATGCTCCTACTGAGCTGTGGGGGAACTACGATGAACCTAAGCCAGAGACTCCTGCTGCTCAAGAAACACCCATTTCTCAG TTGCAGGACTCTGATGATGACAAGGATAAAGGAGATCCTTCTGGAAGTGGTAAGtccaagagaaagaagaaaaagaagaagaagccagaAGATGAAAATGCTGGCTCACAG GTGGCCACCGGGGGTTCGACTGCACCTGCAGAAAGTGGATTGGTCAAACCCCATCCTCATGTGCCAGTGGAGGAGCCGACCAAACTGACCATCGCTCCACAGTCAGGACAGA AGAAATCTGATCAGAATCTGGAACCGCTGAAGCAAGTTCAAAAGAAAAAGGCCAGGAGAGAAACATGA
- the mtdha gene encoding metadherin a isoform X2, translating to MASSWGGVVSEQADLIGTRLRQLVSSGLHFLHDEVGIDLGLKPELYPAWVFLSTALIGLVLLLVLVAACGGARRRKHGAVRSKNTAAVSSTESPKTAPVKAPRPEEPKKKNKKKASEKKNQSNGGKAPAPDPREQVNKPVKEIPKQAATPPQAAAPPPSPPQPQALVDAKAEKAKKSKKKPKPEVKPTQAVSSTDGKEPDEGAWETKISNREKRQQRKKEKGPNDESGSPGRGQQTEHPAVPAPVNTKKNKESLNLKAAKADASVTPAQSTWNNMSSVNTGGWTDIPVKLPPQGSVSDREKSSAGIKTSSGHKTSEPLAWAQESEAGSWPSMDGRIKPEVNRMNRSVPRLNPSASVPATQAAAELGNGHTNADEWSGFNGLGAVDPSSDWNAPTELWGNYDEPKPETPAAQETPISQLQDSDDDKDKGDPSGSGKSKRKKKKKKKPEDENAGSQVATGGSTAPAESGLVKPHPHVPVEEPTKLTIAPQSGQKKSDQNLEPLKQVQKKKARRET from the exons ATGGCATCGAGCTGGGGAGGTGTAGTGTCGGAACAGGCCGACTTGATAGGGACTCGTCTCCGTCAGCTCGTGTCTTCTGGACTGCACTTTCTCCATGATGAGGTGGGGATAGATTTGGGTTTGAAGCCCGAACTTTACCCGGCCTGGGTGTTTCTCTCCACGGCGCTGATCGGCCTGGTTCTCCTGCTGGTGCTGGTCGCGGCCTGCGGCGGAGCTCGGCGCAGAAAGCACGGAGCTGTTCGGAGTAAAAACACCGCTGCCGTGAGCAGCACCGAGAGCCCAAAGACCGCGCCGGTGAAAGCACCCAGGCCTGAAGAgccaaagaagaagaacaaaaagaaagcttCGGAAAAG AAGAACCAGTCAAATGGAGGCAAGGCTCCTGCTCCTGATCCTCGAGAGCAAGTCAATAAGCCAGTTAAGGAGATCCCTAAACAAGCTGCAACACCACCACAAGCTGCAGCACCACCACCTTCTCCACCACAACCACAAGCACTTGTTGACGCTAAAGCTGAGAAA GCCaagaaaagtaagaaaaaaCCGAAACCAGAGGTGAAACCGACACAAGCTGTTTCCTCCACAGATGGAAAGGAACCCGATGAAG GTGCTTGGGAGACTAAGATCAGCAACCGAGAGAAGCGACAGCAGCGCAAGAAGGAGAAGGGCCCTAACGATGAGTCGGGAAGCCCTGGACGTGGTCAGCAAACTGAGCATCCTGCAGTTCCAGCTCCAGTGAACACCAAGAAGAATAAAG AATCTCTGAATTTAAAGGCTGCGAAAGCTGATGCCAGTGTAACACCGG CGCAATCCACCTGGAATAACATGAGCTCTGTGAACACTGGAGGATGGACTGATATTCCTGTGAAGCTTCCACCCCAGGGGAGCGTTTCAGACCGTGAGAAATCATCAGCTGGCATTAAGACATCATCTGGACACAAGACTTCTGAGCCATTGGCCTGGGCTCAAGAATCTGAGG CAGGGTCATGGCCCAGCATGGATGGACGAATTAAGCCTGAAGTGAACCGAATGAACCGCTCTGTGCCCAGATTAAACCCATCAG CTAGTGTTCCAGCGACTCAGGCCGCTGCTGAATTGGGGAATGGTCACACCAACGCTGATGAGTGGTCTGGATTCA ATGGTCTTGGAGCGGTAGATCCGAGTTCAGACTGGAATGCTCCTACTGAGCTGTGGGGGAACTACGATGAACCTAAGCCAGAGACTCCTGCTGCTCAAGAAACACCCATTTCTCAG TTGCAGGACTCTGATGATGACAAGGATAAAGGAGATCCTTCTGGAAGTGGTAAGtccaagagaaagaagaaaaagaagaagaagccagaAGATGAAAATGCTGGCTCACAG GTGGCCACCGGGGGTTCGACTGCACCTGCAGAAAGTGGATTGGTCAAACCCCATCCTCATGTGCCAGTGGAGGAGCCGACCAAACTGACCATCGCTCCACAGTCAGGACAGA AGAAATCTGATCAGAATCTGGAACCGCTGAAGCAAGTTCAAAAGAAAAAGGCCAGGAGAGAAACATGA
- the mtdha gene encoding metadherin a isoform X5, translated as MASSWGGVVSEQADLIGTRLRQLVSSGLHFLHDEVGIDLGLKPELYPAWVFLSTALIGLVLLLVLVAACGGARRRKHGAVRSKNTAAVSSTESPKTAPVKAPRPEEPKKKNKKKASEKKNQSNGGKAPAPDPREQVNKPVKEIPKQAATPPQAAAPPPSPPQPQALVDAKAEKAKKSKKKPKPEVKPTQAVSSTDGKEPDEGAWETKISNREKRQQRKKEKGPNDESGSPGRGQQTEHPAVPAPVNTKKNKESLNLKAAKADASVTPAQSTWNNMSSVNTGGWTDIPVKLPPQGSVSDREKSSAGIKTSSGHKTSEPLAWAQESEGSWPSMDGRIKPEVNRMNRSVPRLNPSASVPATQAAAELGNGHTNADEWSGFNGLGAVDPSSDWNAPTELWGNYDEPKPETPAAQETPISQLQDSDDDKDKGDPSGSGKSKRKKKKKKKPEDENAGSQVATGGSTAPAESGLVKPHPHVPVEEPTKLTIAPQSGQKKSDQNLEPLKQVQKKKARRET; from the exons ATGGCATCGAGCTGGGGAGGTGTAGTGTCGGAACAGGCCGACTTGATAGGGACTCGTCTCCGTCAGCTCGTGTCTTCTGGACTGCACTTTCTCCATGATGAGGTGGGGATAGATTTGGGTTTGAAGCCCGAACTTTACCCGGCCTGGGTGTTTCTCTCCACGGCGCTGATCGGCCTGGTTCTCCTGCTGGTGCTGGTCGCGGCCTGCGGCGGAGCTCGGCGCAGAAAGCACGGAGCTGTTCGGAGTAAAAACACCGCTGCCGTGAGCAGCACCGAGAGCCCAAAGACCGCGCCGGTGAAAGCACCCAGGCCTGAAGAgccaaagaagaagaacaaaaagaaagcttCGGAAAAG AAGAACCAGTCAAATGGAGGCAAGGCTCCTGCTCCTGATCCTCGAGAGCAAGTCAATAAGCCAGTTAAGGAGATCCCTAAACAAGCTGCAACACCACCACAAGCTGCAGCACCACCACCTTCTCCACCACAACCACAAGCACTTGTTGACGCTAAAGCTGAGAAA GCCaagaaaagtaagaaaaaaCCGAAACCAGAGGTGAAACCGACACAAGCTGTTTCCTCCACAGATGGAAAGGAACCCGATGAAG GTGCTTGGGAGACTAAGATCAGCAACCGAGAGAAGCGACAGCAGCGCAAGAAGGAGAAGGGCCCTAACGATGAGTCGGGAAGCCCTGGACGTGGTCAGCAAACTGAGCATCCTGCAGTTCCAGCTCCAGTGAACACCAAGAAGAATAAAG AATCTCTGAATTTAAAGGCTGCGAAAGCTGATGCCAGTGTAACACCGG CGCAATCCACCTGGAATAACATGAGCTCTGTGAACACTGGAGGATGGACTGATATTCCTGTGAAGCTTCCACCCCAGGGGAGCGTTTCAGACCGTGAGAAATCATCAGCTGGCATTAAGACATCATCTGGACACAAGACTTCTGAGCCATTGGCCTGGGCTCAAGAATCTGAGG GGTCATGGCCCAGCATGGATGGACGAATTAAGCCTGAAGTGAACCGAATGAACCGCTCTGTGCCCAGATTAAACCCATCAG CTAGTGTTCCAGCGACTCAGGCCGCTGCTGAATTGGGGAATGGTCACACCAACGCTGATGAGTGGTCTGGATTCA ATGGTCTTGGAGCGGTAGATCCGAGTTCAGACTGGAATGCTCCTACTGAGCTGTGGGGGAACTACGATGAACCTAAGCCAGAGACTCCTGCTGCTCAAGAAACACCCATTTCTCAG TTGCAGGACTCTGATGATGACAAGGATAAAGGAGATCCTTCTGGAAGTGGTAAGtccaagagaaagaagaaaaagaagaagaagccagaAGATGAAAATGCTGGCTCACAG GTGGCCACCGGGGGTTCGACTGCACCTGCAGAAAGTGGATTGGTCAAACCCCATCCTCATGTGCCAGTGGAGGAGCCGACCAAACTGACCATCGCTCCACAGTCAGGACAGA AGAAATCTGATCAGAATCTGGAACCGCTGAAGCAAGTTCAAAAGAAAAAGGCCAGGAGAGAAACATGA
- the rrm2b gene encoding ribonucleoside-diphosphate reductase subunit M2 B, which produces MDTNVMTMPEPGEYQNGHKDMDPKDSDYEPLLSLNKKRFVIFPIQYPDMWKMYKQAQASFWTVEEVDLSKDLAHWEKLKPEEKHFISHVLAFFAASDGIVNENLVQRFSQEVQVPEARSFYGFQILIENVHSEMYSLLINTYIRDLKERDHLFNAIETLPCVKKKADWALQWISDTNSTFGERLVAFAAVEGIFFSGSFAAIFWLKKRGLMPGLTYSNELISRDEGLHCNFACLLYSHLVKKPSDDRVKDIITKAVSIEQEFLTEALPVDLIGINSSLMKQYIMFVADRLLTDLGIPKVYDAENPFDFMEFISLEGKTNFFEKRVAEYQRFGVMTSGIDSEFTLDADF; this is translated from the exons ATGGATACAAATGTGATGACCATGCCTGAGCCCGGAGAATATCAG AATGGCCATAAGGACATGGACCCAAAGGACAGTGACTACGAGCCTCTTCTCAGTCTGAACAAAAAGCGATTCGTCATCTTTCCCATTCAGTATCCAGACATGTGGAAGATGTACAAACAAGCCCAGGCCTCGTTCTGGACAGTTGAAGAG GTGGATTTATCAAAAGATCTGGCTCACTGGGAAAAACTGAAACCTGAGGAGAAACACTTTATATCTCATGTCTTGGCCTTCTTTGCAGCGAGTGATGGCATCGTCAATGAGAACTTG GTGCAGAGGTTCAGTCAGGAGGTGCAGGTTCCAGAGGCTCGCTCTTTCTATGGCTTCCAGATCCTCATTGAGAATGTGCACTCGGAGATGTACAGCCTGCTGATTAACACATACATCAGAGACCTAAAGGAGAG AGACCATTTATTTAATGCCATTGAAACCTTGccttgtgtgaaaaaaaaagctgactGGGCTCTGCAGTGGATCTCGGACACAAACTCTACATTCG GGGAGAGATTAGTAGCGTTTGCAGCTGTTGAAGGGATCTTTTTCTCAGGATCATTTGCTGCCATCTTCTGGTTGAAGAAAAGAGGTCTGATGCCTGGACTCACCTACTCCAATGAGCTCATCAGCAGAGATGAG GGTTTGCACTGTAATTTTGCGTGCCTTTTATACAGCCACTTGGTGAAAAAGCCATCAGATGACCGAGTGAAGGACATTATCACGAAAGCGGTTAGCATTGAACAG GAATTTCTGACGGAGGCTTTACCAGTTGACCTCATTGGGATTAACAGCTCTTTGATGAAGCAATACATCATGTTTGTGGCTGACCGCTTGTTAACAGACTTGGGAATACCTAAA GTATATGATGCAGAAAACCCATTCGATTTCATGGAGTTCATCTCACTGGAGGGAAAAACCAACTTCTTTGAGAAGCGTGTGGCTGAGTACCAGCGATTTGGAGTGATGACAAGTGGAATAGACTCTGAATTTACTCTCGATGCAgatttttaa
- the mtdha gene encoding metadherin a isoform X4, with product MASSWGGVVSEQADLIGTRLRQLVSSGLHFLHDEVGIDLGLKPELYPAWVFLSTALIGLVLLLVLVAACGGARRRKHGAVRSKNTAAVSSTESPKTAPVKAPRPEEPKKKNKKKASEKKNQSNGGKAPAPDPREQVNKPVKEIPKQAATPPQAAAPPPSPPQPQALVDAKAEKAKKSKKKPKPEVKPTQAVSSTDGKEPDEGAWETKISNREKRQQRKKEKGPNDESGSPGRGQQTEHPAVPAPVNTKKNKESLNLKAAKADASVTPAQSTWNNMSSVNTGGWTDIPVKLPPQGSVSDREKSSAGIKTSSGHKTSEPLAWAQESEAGSWPSMDGRIKPEVNRMNRSVPRLNPSAASVPATQAAAELGNGHTNADEWSGFNGLGAVDPSSDWNAPTELWGNYDEPKPETPAAQETPISQDSDDDKDKGDPSGSGKSKRKKKKKKKPEDENAGSQVATGGSTAPAESGLVKPHPHVPVEEPTKLTIAPQSGQKKSDQNLEPLKQVQKKKARRET from the exons ATGGCATCGAGCTGGGGAGGTGTAGTGTCGGAACAGGCCGACTTGATAGGGACTCGTCTCCGTCAGCTCGTGTCTTCTGGACTGCACTTTCTCCATGATGAGGTGGGGATAGATTTGGGTTTGAAGCCCGAACTTTACCCGGCCTGGGTGTTTCTCTCCACGGCGCTGATCGGCCTGGTTCTCCTGCTGGTGCTGGTCGCGGCCTGCGGCGGAGCTCGGCGCAGAAAGCACGGAGCTGTTCGGAGTAAAAACACCGCTGCCGTGAGCAGCACCGAGAGCCCAAAGACCGCGCCGGTGAAAGCACCCAGGCCTGAAGAgccaaagaagaagaacaaaaagaaagcttCGGAAAAG AAGAACCAGTCAAATGGAGGCAAGGCTCCTGCTCCTGATCCTCGAGAGCAAGTCAATAAGCCAGTTAAGGAGATCCCTAAACAAGCTGCAACACCACCACAAGCTGCAGCACCACCACCTTCTCCACCACAACCACAAGCACTTGTTGACGCTAAAGCTGAGAAA GCCaagaaaagtaagaaaaaaCCGAAACCAGAGGTGAAACCGACACAAGCTGTTTCCTCCACAGATGGAAAGGAACCCGATGAAG GTGCTTGGGAGACTAAGATCAGCAACCGAGAGAAGCGACAGCAGCGCAAGAAGGAGAAGGGCCCTAACGATGAGTCGGGAAGCCCTGGACGTGGTCAGCAAACTGAGCATCCTGCAGTTCCAGCTCCAGTGAACACCAAGAAGAATAAAG AATCTCTGAATTTAAAGGCTGCGAAAGCTGATGCCAGTGTAACACCGG CGCAATCCACCTGGAATAACATGAGCTCTGTGAACACTGGAGGATGGACTGATATTCCTGTGAAGCTTCCACCCCAGGGGAGCGTTTCAGACCGTGAGAAATCATCAGCTGGCATTAAGACATCATCTGGACACAAGACTTCTGAGCCATTGGCCTGGGCTCAAGAATCTGAGG CAGGGTCATGGCCCAGCATGGATGGACGAATTAAGCCTGAAGTGAACCGAATGAACCGCTCTGTGCCCAGATTAAACCCATCAG CAGCTAGTGTTCCAGCGACTCAGGCCGCTGCTGAATTGGGGAATGGTCACACCAACGCTGATGAGTGGTCTGGATTCA ATGGTCTTGGAGCGGTAGATCCGAGTTCAGACTGGAATGCTCCTACTGAGCTGTGGGGGAACTACGATGAACCTAAGCCAGAGACTCCTGCTGCTCAAGAAACACCCATTTCTCAG GACTCTGATGATGACAAGGATAAAGGAGATCCTTCTGGAAGTGGTAAGtccaagagaaagaagaaaaagaagaagaagccagaAGATGAAAATGCTGGCTCACAG GTGGCCACCGGGGGTTCGACTGCACCTGCAGAAAGTGGATTGGTCAAACCCCATCCTCATGTGCCAGTGGAGGAGCCGACCAAACTGACCATCGCTCCACAGTCAGGACAGA AGAAATCTGATCAGAATCTGGAACCGCTGAAGCAAGTTCAAAAGAAAAAGGCCAGGAGAGAAACATGA
- the mtdha gene encoding metadherin a isoform X3 — protein sequence MASSWGGVVSEQADLIGTRLRQLVSSGLHFLHDEVGIDLGLKPELYPAWVFLSTALIGLVLLLVLVAACGGARRRKHGAVRSKNTAAVSSTESPKTAPVKAPRPEEPKKKNKKKASEKKNQSNGGKAPAPDPREQVNKPVKEIPKQAATPPQAAAPPPSPPQPQALVDAKAEKAKKSKKKPKPEVKPTQAVSSTDGKEPDEGAWETKISNREKRQQRKKEKGPNDESGSPGRGQQTEHPAVPAPVNTKKNKESLNLKAAKADASVTPAQSTWNNMSSVNTGGWTDIPVKLPPQGSVSDREKSSAGIKTSSGHKTSEPLAWAQESEGSWPSMDGRIKPEVNRMNRSVPRLNPSAASVPATQAAAELGNGHTNADEWSGFNGLGAVDPSSDWNAPTELWGNYDEPKPETPAAQETPISQLQDSDDDKDKGDPSGSGKSKRKKKKKKKPEDENAGSQVATGGSTAPAESGLVKPHPHVPVEEPTKLTIAPQSGQKKSDQNLEPLKQVQKKKARRET from the exons ATGGCATCGAGCTGGGGAGGTGTAGTGTCGGAACAGGCCGACTTGATAGGGACTCGTCTCCGTCAGCTCGTGTCTTCTGGACTGCACTTTCTCCATGATGAGGTGGGGATAGATTTGGGTTTGAAGCCCGAACTTTACCCGGCCTGGGTGTTTCTCTCCACGGCGCTGATCGGCCTGGTTCTCCTGCTGGTGCTGGTCGCGGCCTGCGGCGGAGCTCGGCGCAGAAAGCACGGAGCTGTTCGGAGTAAAAACACCGCTGCCGTGAGCAGCACCGAGAGCCCAAAGACCGCGCCGGTGAAAGCACCCAGGCCTGAAGAgccaaagaagaagaacaaaaagaaagcttCGGAAAAG AAGAACCAGTCAAATGGAGGCAAGGCTCCTGCTCCTGATCCTCGAGAGCAAGTCAATAAGCCAGTTAAGGAGATCCCTAAACAAGCTGCAACACCACCACAAGCTGCAGCACCACCACCTTCTCCACCACAACCACAAGCACTTGTTGACGCTAAAGCTGAGAAA GCCaagaaaagtaagaaaaaaCCGAAACCAGAGGTGAAACCGACACAAGCTGTTTCCTCCACAGATGGAAAGGAACCCGATGAAG GTGCTTGGGAGACTAAGATCAGCAACCGAGAGAAGCGACAGCAGCGCAAGAAGGAGAAGGGCCCTAACGATGAGTCGGGAAGCCCTGGACGTGGTCAGCAAACTGAGCATCCTGCAGTTCCAGCTCCAGTGAACACCAAGAAGAATAAAG AATCTCTGAATTTAAAGGCTGCGAAAGCTGATGCCAGTGTAACACCGG CGCAATCCACCTGGAATAACATGAGCTCTGTGAACACTGGAGGATGGACTGATATTCCTGTGAAGCTTCCACCCCAGGGGAGCGTTTCAGACCGTGAGAAATCATCAGCTGGCATTAAGACATCATCTGGACACAAGACTTCTGAGCCATTGGCCTGGGCTCAAGAATCTGAGG GGTCATGGCCCAGCATGGATGGACGAATTAAGCCTGAAGTGAACCGAATGAACCGCTCTGTGCCCAGATTAAACCCATCAG CAGCTAGTGTTCCAGCGACTCAGGCCGCTGCTGAATTGGGGAATGGTCACACCAACGCTGATGAGTGGTCTGGATTCA ATGGTCTTGGAGCGGTAGATCCGAGTTCAGACTGGAATGCTCCTACTGAGCTGTGGGGGAACTACGATGAACCTAAGCCAGAGACTCCTGCTGCTCAAGAAACACCCATTTCTCAG TTGCAGGACTCTGATGATGACAAGGATAAAGGAGATCCTTCTGGAAGTGGTAAGtccaagagaaagaagaaaaagaagaagaagccagaAGATGAAAATGCTGGCTCACAG GTGGCCACCGGGGGTTCGACTGCACCTGCAGAAAGTGGATTGGTCAAACCCCATCCTCATGTGCCAGTGGAGGAGCCGACCAAACTGACCATCGCTCCACAGTCAGGACAGA AGAAATCTGATCAGAATCTGGAACCGCTGAAGCAAGTTCAAAAGAAAAAGGCCAGGAGAGAAACATGA